From Scleropages formosus chromosome 1, fSclFor1.1, whole genome shotgun sequence, a single genomic window includes:
- the LOC108929184 gene encoding 5-hydroxytryptamine receptor 1B-like, translating into MERPAPFRPTPAVFGGLPDASANDTPANYTSEPEDRSASLALQAGLGATLSAITLATTLSNAFVIATIYRSRKLHTPANFLIASLAVTDLLVSVLVMPISVLYTVSQTWTLGQVVCDIWLSSDITCCTASILHLCVIALDRYWAITDAIEYSKKRTPARAAGMICTAWVIAISISLPPFFWRQVKAEEVTTCNVNSDHIFYTIYSTFGAFYIPTLLLLVLYGRIYVEARKRILKQPQKKKRKKKKKAGKRLTSAHLITDSPGSAASSASLSCGAHEGGACDAGASQVKVTVSDSLLEKKRISAARERRATKTLGVILGAYIVCWLPFFIYTLLTALCESCAQNPELFDVFTWLGYLNSLINPIIYTMSNEDFKKAFHKLVRFRCCAS; encoded by the coding sequence ATGGAGCGTCCCGCTCCCTTCAGACCCACTCCTGCCGTGTTCGGGGGGCTGCCGGACGCGTCCGCGAACGACACGCCCGCCAACTACACGTCCGAGCCGGAGGACAGGTCCGCGAGCCTCGCCCTGCAGGCCGGCTTGGGCGCCACCCTGTCCGCCATCACCTTGGCCACGACGCTGTCCAACGCCTTCGTGATCGCCACCATCTACCGCTCCAGGAAGCTGCACACTCCCGCCAACTTCCTCATCGCCTCGCTGGCCGTCACCGACCTGCTCGTGTCCGTGCTGGTGATGCCCATCAGCGTGCTGTACACGGTGAGCCAGACGTGGACCCTGGGTCAGGTCGTGTGCGACATCTGGCTGTCCTCCGACATCACGTGCTGCACCGCGTCCATCCTGCACCTGTGCGTGATCGCGCTCGACCGCTACTGGGCCATCACGGACGCGATCGAGTACTCGAAGAAGCGCACGCCCGCCCGGGCGGCCGGCATGATCTGCACCGCGTGGGTCATCGCCATCTCCATCTCGCTGCCGCCGTTCTTCTGGCGCCAGGTGAAGGCGGAGGAGGTGACCACGTGCAACGTGAACTCGGACCACATCTTCTACACCATCTACTCCACGTTCGGCGCGTTCTACATAcccacgctgctgctgctcgtccTGTACGGGAGGATCTACGTGGAGGCGCGCAAACGGATCCTAAAGCAGCcccagaagaagaagaggaagaagaagaagaaggcggGGAAGAGACTCACCTCGGCGCACCTCATCACGGACTCGCCGGGCTCCGCCGCCTCCAGCGCTTCGCTCAGCTGCGGGGCGCACGAGGGCGGCGCGTGCGACGCGGGCGCGAGCCAGGTGAAGGTGACAGTGTCGGACTCgctgctggaaaaaaagaggatCTCTGCCGCCAGGGAGAGGAGGGCCACCAAAACTCTGGGGGTCATTCTGGGCGCCTACATCGTGTGCTGGCTGCCGTTTTTCATCTACACCCTGCTCACGGCGCTGTGCGAGAGCTGCGCGCAGAACCCGGAGCTGTTCGACGTCTTCACGTGGCTCGGGTACCTTAATTCCTTGATCAACCCCATCATTTACACCATGTCCAACGAGGACTTCAAAAAGGCTTTCCATAAACTTGTGCGTTTCAGGTGCTGCGCTTCTTGA